A window of the Brumimicrobium sp. genome harbors these coding sequences:
- a CDS encoding phosphoribosylglycinamide formyltransferase, protein MKKRIAIFASGSGSNALKMIDHFKENAYSEIALLVTNNPNAGILEKSKDLVPQEIITNDQANDGEFLTDLMHLNGIDYIVLAGYLRKIPVDLIHFYPEQIINIHPALLPNYGGKGMYGMNVHKAVYENQEKESGITIHLVNELYDKGKTLYQHKVEIAPEDTPEMIQQKVLKVEHLYFSKVVDEYIQSQHKK, encoded by the coding sequence ATGAAAAAACGAATTGCCATTTTTGCTTCCGGTAGTGGTAGCAATGCCCTTAAAATGATAGACCATTTTAAGGAGAATGCGTATAGTGAAATTGCACTTTTAGTGACTAATAACCCGAATGCTGGCATTTTAGAAAAATCAAAAGACTTGGTGCCACAAGAAATCATCACAAATGATCAAGCGAATGATGGTGAGTTCCTTACAGATTTAATGCACTTAAACGGGATAGATTATATCGTTTTAGCAGGATATTTACGTAAAATCCCCGTGGATTTGATTCATTTTTATCCTGAGCAAATTATAAATATACATCCTGCTCTTTTACCCAATTATGGAGGTAAAGGAATGTACGGAATGAATGTACATAAAGCTGTATATGAAAATCAGGAAAAAGAATCAGGCATCACCATTCATCTTGTGAATGAGTTATACGATAAGGGTAAAACCTTATACCAACATAAAGTAGAAATAGCTCCAGAAGATACTCCTGAAATGATTCAACAAAAGGTGTTAAAAGTAGAGCATTTGTATTTTTCGAAAGTGGTGGATGAGTATATTCAATCCCAACATAAGAAATAA